The Acidimicrobiia bacterium genome window below encodes:
- a CDS encoding MarR family transcriptional regulator translates to MVAVAARSLVDVDRDVTLPQFRALIVLASRGGLNPGAFADALGVHVSTATRMCDRLVAKGLISREVPRTNRREIVLALTPRGRRIVDSVTRRRRTEIARIVKSVPKSQRASMVRALRAFGDAAGEPPVEGWSLGWVEE, encoded by the coding sequence TTGGTCGCGGTCGCCGCACGTTCGCTTGTCGACGTCGACCGTGATGTGACGCTGCCGCAGTTTCGGGCTCTGATCGTTCTCGCGAGTCGCGGCGGGCTCAATCCGGGTGCGTTCGCCGACGCTCTCGGCGTGCATGTTTCGACCGCGACGCGGATGTGTGATCGTCTCGTGGCCAAAGGTCTGATCAGCCGCGAGGTTCCGCGGACGAATCGCCGCGAGATCGTGCTCGCGTTGACGCCGCGGGGGCGTCGCATCGTGGACTCGGTGACTCGGCGGCGGCGAACGGAAATTGCGCGGATCGTCAAGAGTGTTCCCAAATCGCAGCGGGCGTCGATGGTGCGTGCGCTGCGCGCCTTTGGTGACGCTGCCGGTGAGCCTCCAGTCGAGGGTTGGTCGCTGGGATGGGTCGAGGAATGA